The sequence AGTAGCACAGGAGTTTTCCTGACACTTTAACGAGGGGATTTCCGCCCACAACCGGCCGATCATTCGTCCTAAGAAAACACCACAAATATGTGAAATTACTAGGAATGCTCTAAAAAACTCCTTTTAGTTTCAAGCGCGTACTTTCGAGTTATGTCTGATATTCAAGGCAGTTCGGTCGTTTTTTGGTAACATCCTGAAAATGTGATGTTTTTTTATGGTTTCCAACTGCTTGAAGTAGCTCTATCGTTTTAACTAATCCAACATCGAGAATGAATTGCTCCTCCGGGGTGGCTGGGGCAAGACGAAGACTTAGGATAAGGGCAGAGTTATTTTATGACTGCTGATTCAATACCGGTTAATCCGAATTGGCCTATGAACAAGGCCACATCTGAGACTGAAGTTGAGCGCGAGGCTTACATCTTCTCAATGGAGAATCCGGAAATCGACCGAGAGCTCAAGGAACTTGAAACAGCCCGCGGCCCTCGCCGGATGGAGCTCCTGATCAAGCTTACCGAGCGCCTCTACTCCATGCGAAGCATGATGGAAGAGGAACTTCAGGACAGCGACTGGTGGGATGCTGCGAAGCCCCACCCCGGCTTGAGAGCGTTTTTCGCCAAGCATTTAAAGATATCTTACGAGATAGAAGATTTAACCCGTGGCTTCATGGTTCCCTCACGGGGTCGTCCCAAAGGTGCCAATGCCTACAGAAATTCAGTTGTGCTTCAGAGAATGTCTAGCCTTGTAGACAGCGGGAGCAGTATCGCCGAGTCCTCTCGGTTGGTTTCCCAAGAGCTAGCAACAGGCAACCTGGAGCCGCTTGCTGTCGAAATCTTGGAACCGAAGACCATAGCCAACCTTTGGACCACGCATCAAAAGAACCAGAGTCTCGACGACGATTGAGTTCGGCCTTAGCGCAAGAGCGCCTCACGCATCACTAGAAATTGATAAAGAACCAAAGTCGTAGCTTCTGGTACCCTACAAAACCGTAATCCCAAACTAGATCCGCCGCCATCGGCCGGTTCCATGTTGAGAACCTGTGCCCCCACTCGGATCTGCTCACCCAATTCAGGCAGCGTGAATTCGAGTTCCATAAACTGGCCAGGCCAGCAATGCTTCTTGGAGGTGCACTGGATGCCTCCCAGGCCAATGTCTGTAGCCTCTAGGACGTCACCACGGCCTTTATCCTCCACACGCATATAAACCGGGCTACGAGCCGAGCTTCGACGATTAAGAGGCCTTGTGGGCGCAATTGGCGCAATTGGATTCACTGAATGTTCCATAACGTACATACCTTCTCCTCCCCCAGGGCGAGGCTTGCACTCAGAACTTCATTGGTCAAAAAACTGGCACGGTTCGAGCGAACCGATTTTTTAGGAATCTTTGCAGTAACCGGTGAGTAAAACGTCGGCACCCAAACGCTCAACCTCAAAATCTGTTAGGCGGCAAGCATCTCTTAGCTTGCGCACACCTTGGCCACCTACGGAGGGTGTTGCCTGCTCACCACCGATAACCATCGGCGCCACAAAGGCATGTACCTTCGAGATAAGGCCTGCGTCGAATAGGCTCCCCATCAAA comes from Deltaproteobacteria bacterium and encodes:
- a CDS encoding PilZ domain-containing protein; translation: MYVMEHSVNPIAPIAPTRPLNRRSSARSPVYMRVEDKGRGDVLEATDIGLGGIQCTSKKHCWPGQFMELEFTLPELGEQIRVGAQVLNMEPADGGGSSLGLRFCRVPEATTLVLYQFLVMREALLR